The proteins below come from a single Desulfitobacterium metallireducens DSM 15288 genomic window:
- the pflA gene encoding pyruvate formate-lyase-activating protein — MKGRIHSIESFGTVDGPGIRCVVFLQGCSLRCRYCHNPDTWDCQGGQEIDSEEVVQKVLRFKSYFGEKGGITLSGGEPLLQPDFAAAILKRCKEEGIHTAVDTSGWVDISALDKVLPYTDLFLLDIKGLNEENYTWITGQKTQKFHEALQLIKEKKTDLWLRYVVLPGINDTDQHREKLKEFVQALSPQVQNVELLPYHPLGIHKWEKLGLKYTLYDLEIPNQDKIDQFSHDVYSVFKRND; from the coding sequence ATGAAGGGAAGAATTCATTCGATCGAGAGTTTTGGAACGGTGGACGGACCTGGAATTCGGTGTGTGGTTTTCCTTCAAGGGTGTTCTCTGAGATGTCGGTATTGTCATAATCCGGATACTTGGGATTGTCAGGGTGGACAAGAAATCGATTCTGAGGAGGTCGTTCAAAAAGTACTTCGCTTTAAATCCTATTTTGGGGAAAAGGGAGGAATCACTTTATCAGGGGGTGAGCCTCTACTTCAGCCCGACTTCGCTGCGGCGATTTTAAAGAGATGTAAAGAAGAGGGGATTCATACTGCTGTGGATACTTCAGGTTGGGTGGATATTTCTGCATTGGATAAGGTTCTCCCCTATACTGATCTCTTCCTCTTAGACATTAAGGGTTTAAATGAAGAAAACTATACGTGGATAACGGGCCAGAAGACTCAAAAATTCCATGAGGCTCTTCAGTTGATTAAAGAAAAGAAAACGGATCTTTGGTTACGGTATGTTGTTTTACCTGGGATCAATGATACGGATCAGCATCGAGAAAAGTTAAAAGAGTTTGTTCAGGCTTTATCGCCACAAGTTCAAAATGTTGAGTTGCTTCCTTACCATCCCTTAGGAATTCACAAATGGGAAAAACTTGGTTTGAAGTACACGCTGTATGATCTTGAAATACCAAACCAAGATAAGATCGATCAGTTTTCTCATGATGTATACAGTGTTTTTAAAAGAAATGACTAG
- a CDS encoding ammonium transporter, whose protein sequence is MKKLWTLLIALISMLALPASVFAADGSVIDTGDTSFIIISTALVLLMTPGLALFYGGMVRKKNVLSTTMHSFIIMALASVQWVVIGFTLAFGPDQSGFIGALNWLGLSGVGIDPNPDYAATIPFIVFMAFQMMFAIITPALITGSIAERMRFPAFLVFILLWMTFVYDPLAHWVWGVGGFLRTMGALDFAGGTVVHISSGVSGLVAALVLGKRKGYGKEPMAPHQIPMTVLGAGLLWFGWFGFNAGSALGANGLAGIALVTTNTSAAIGALAWMAAEWLHRGKPTVLGAASGAVAGLVAITPGAGFVTPMASILIGLVGGIICYFAVSVLKAKLGYDDALDAFGCHGIGGIWGALATGLFATKTINPAGADGLLYGNPTQLGIQALSVVVTIVLAAAATFVILKGVGVFIKLRATDEEEETGLDLSMHGEEAYSDFIGNEILLSVVPSKSMAFNPIISKQPSH, encoded by the coding sequence ATGAAAAAATTATGGACTTTATTAATTGCTCTTATAAGTATGTTAGCGCTTCCTGCATCGGTTTTTGCGGCAGACGGCTCGGTGATTGATACCGGGGATACCAGTTTTATTATTATTTCAACGGCTTTGGTTCTTCTGATGACTCCAGGTTTGGCTCTTTTCTATGGGGGTATGGTCAGAAAGAAAAATGTATTAAGTACGACCATGCATAGTTTTATTATTATGGCTTTAGCCTCAGTTCAATGGGTTGTAATTGGTTTTACGTTAGCCTTTGGTCCAGATCAAAGCGGTTTCATCGGTGCTTTAAACTGGTTGGGCCTTTCCGGAGTAGGTATTGATCCTAATCCTGATTATGCAGCAACGATTCCCTTTATTGTCTTTATGGCTTTTCAAATGATGTTTGCCATCATTACACCCGCTTTAATTACAGGTTCGATTGCGGAACGGATGAGATTTCCCGCTTTCCTGGTCTTTATTCTCTTATGGATGACCTTCGTTTATGACCCCTTGGCTCACTGGGTTTGGGGCGTTGGCGGATTCCTTCGTACGATGGGAGCTCTCGACTTTGCAGGAGGTACAGTTGTTCATATTAGTTCCGGTGTTTCCGGTTTAGTTGCGGCGTTAGTCCTGGGTAAACGTAAGGGATATGGGAAAGAACCGATGGCTCCTCATCAAATTCCAATGACGGTTTTGGGGGCAGGGTTACTTTGGTTCGGCTGGTTTGGTTTTAATGCTGGGAGTGCTCTCGGAGCGAATGGCTTAGCAGGAATCGCTCTTGTCACAACAAATACCTCGGCAGCGATAGGAGCTTTAGCTTGGATGGCTGCAGAATGGCTCCATCGCGGGAAACCAACGGTTCTTGGGGCGGCAAGTGGTGCAGTCGCTGGTTTAGTTGCTATTACACCTGGCGCAGGATTTGTTACTCCAATGGCATCTATCCTAATCGGTTTGGTCGGAGGAATTATCTGCTACTTTGCAGTGAGCGTTCTTAAAGCGAAATTAGGTTATGATGATGCACTCGATGCCTTTGGCTGCCATGGCATTGGCGGAATCTGGGGGGCTTTAGCAACAGGGTTATTTGCGACCAAAACAATCAATCCTGCCGGAGCTGATGGCCTTTTGTATGGCAATCCTACACAATTAGGAATTCAAGCTTTAAGTGTTGTTGTCACGATTGTTCTTGCAGCTGCTGCAACTTTCGTCATTCTAAAAGGGGTTGGAGTATTTATAAAATTACGGGCGACTGATGAAGAAGAGGAGACAGGATTGGATTTGTCCATGCATGGAGAAGAAGCGTATTCAGATTTTATTGGCAATGAAATTTTGTTATCCGTAGTTCCTTCTAAATCAATGGCTTTTAATCCAATTATCAGTAAACAACCGTCTCATTAA
- a CDS encoding P-II family nitrogen regulator, translating to MKKIEAIIRPGKLDHVKDALDQCGVKGLTVSQVIGAGNQKGHTQVYRGVEYSTYLLPKVKIEVVVSNNNCDEVIKVLTEAARTGEIGDGKIFVTSIENVIKIRTGETGEQAL from the coding sequence ATGAAAAAAATAGAAGCGATTATCCGCCCGGGTAAGTTAGATCATGTTAAAGATGCCTTAGATCAATGTGGGGTGAAAGGACTAACGGTTAGCCAAGTCATCGGAGCGGGAAACCAGAAGGGACATACTCAGGTTTATCGCGGAGTAGAGTATTCGACCTATTTGCTTCCGAAAGTGAAAATCGAAGTCGTTGTATCCAATAACAACTGCGATGAAGTCATAAAAGTTCTTACTGAAGCCGCTAGGACAGGAGAAATTGGAGATGGAAAGATTTTTGTTACCTCAATCGAAAATGTCATAAAAATTAGAACAGGGGAAACTGGAGAACAAGCGCTCTAG
- a CDS encoding ammonium transporter — protein sequence MNFNTGDITFVLMSTALVFLMTPGLAFFYGGMVRKRHVLSIMMQSFVAIGVVTVIWTLFGYSLAFGTDHGHLLGSFDWFALKGVGLNPNPDYAPTIPHLLFFLFQLMFAIITPAVISGAMAERMRFPAFLLFTALWTIVVYVPLSHWVWGTGGWLRNLGLMDFAGGTVVEMASGVSGLVAALVVGRRLRSKEDLAIPHNMPNVLLGGGLLWFGWFGFNAGGAMGANSIAVLAFVTTQLAGATGLIGWALIEWFQHRKVTVFGVISGALSGLVAITPASGFVSPTSALLIGFVAGGLCYLGVSVLKTRLGYDDALDVFGIHGIGGTWGTIATGIFADLSLNPQGKNGLINGGGFEALLIQLLAVVVTYAFVGGITWFLLKVIAVFTPLKATDEEQVNGLDLTQHGENAYPDFEYSENYIM from the coding sequence ATGAATTTCAATACTGGAGATATCACTTTTGTGCTCATGAGTACCGCACTTGTTTTTTTAATGACTCCGGGATTGGCCTTTTTCTATGGGGGAATGGTGCGAAAACGCCATGTACTTTCGATCATGATGCAAAGTTTTGTAGCTATCGGGGTAGTCACGGTAATTTGGACTTTGTTCGGATATTCTTTGGCTTTTGGAACGGATCATGGACATTTGCTGGGGAGTTTTGATTGGTTTGCTTTAAAGGGAGTGGGGTTAAACCCAAACCCAGATTATGCTCCAACCATTCCCCATCTACTCTTCTTTCTGTTTCAACTCATGTTCGCCATTATTACGCCAGCTGTTATCAGTGGAGCAATGGCTGAAAGAATGCGCTTCCCTGCCTTCTTACTCTTCACTGCGCTATGGACTATTGTTGTCTATGTTCCACTGTCCCATTGGGTCTGGGGTACAGGGGGATGGTTGCGAAATCTCGGACTGATGGATTTCGCAGGAGGAACTGTTGTTGAAATGGCTTCGGGTGTTTCTGGATTGGTGGCAGCGCTTGTTGTGGGTAGACGGTTAAGAAGTAAAGAAGATTTAGCCATACCCCATAACATGCCAAATGTGCTGTTAGGGGGAGGACTTTTGTGGTTTGGCTGGTTTGGATTTAATGCAGGTGGAGCGATGGGGGCTAATTCGATTGCGGTCCTGGCCTTTGTGACAACTCAGCTAGCAGGAGCAACTGGGTTGATAGGTTGGGCTCTCATCGAGTGGTTTCAGCATCGTAAAGTTACCGTCTTTGGCGTGATCAGCGGCGCCCTTTCAGGGTTGGTCGCCATCACACCCGCCTCGGGCTTTGTCTCTCCAACTAGTGCCCTTTTGATCGGATTTGTTGCCGGAGGACTTTGTTATTTAGGGGTTAGTGTTTTAAAGACGAGATTGGGTTATGATGATGCTCTCGATGTTTTTGGAATTCATGGTATTGGAGGAACTTGGGGGACAATTGCTACAGGGATATTTGCCGATCTCTCCCTCAATCCCCAAGGTAAAAATGGTCTCATCAATGGGGGAGGATTTGAAGCGCTTCTCATTCAACTGCTTGCTGTAGTTGTGACTTATGCGTTTGTCGGAGGAATAACCTGGTTCCTTTTAAAGGTGATTGCGGTCTTTACGCCTTTAAAAGCAACAGATGAAGAGCAAGTCAATGGGCTTGATTTAACCCAGCATGGAGAAAATGCTTACCCCGACTTTGAATATAGCGAGAACTATATCATGTAA
- a CDS encoding P-II family nitrogen regulator, with protein MKKIEAIIRPGKLDEVKNALSELGINGITISNVLGCGNQKGYTQIYRGQEVLTRLLPKVKLEVVTSDEKLEHVITTLIAAARTGQVGDGKIFISPIEEAIRIRTGERGTEAL; from the coding sequence ATGAAAAAAATTGAAGCAATCATTCGCCCTGGAAAACTCGATGAGGTCAAAAATGCTTTATCCGAATTGGGCATAAATGGCATAACAATCAGCAATGTCTTAGGATGTGGTAATCAGAAAGGTTACACCCAAATTTACCGTGGGCAAGAAGTCCTGACCCGTCTTTTACCTAAGGTAAAACTTGAAGTTGTAACTTCAGATGAAAAACTCGAACACGTCATAACGACCCTCATTGCTGCTGCTAGAACCGGTCAAGTTGGAGATGGAAAAATATTTATTTCTCCTATTGAAGAGGCTATACGTATTCGCACGGGCGAACGCGGAACAGAAGCGCTCTAA
- a CDS encoding PucR family transcriptional regulator: MESIPQKQGVSVKEILHLPILKDAKVVSGLEGLDRIVRSIDNMEVPEIKPWLREGEILLTTTSFSHNEPNLLTKLVEDLAQAGAAALVFKPGQFIQQIPDEMIDLSNRYQLPLISVPVETSFIDITQSVMELVLNWQRVLLSRAEEIGTTLTNMVLENKGIQALADNVSGLLHVPISILDGDGNVLAQAPKEIIPNTTGCLEWDIMVNKQVAGKVIVNKESLDAMEQVCVDQARIVFSLELMRMKTAEQTEARLRGNFIDELLSELPPSELEVRKKGCQLDIDPDKLWEIGIVEGINSDLDGSILSELKALVMSEGQRMKLKPQMERRGTQILFLLPSMKDEDTPWLDILKLWIDQSLGDAKTRIHIGMGTQCFLWNIYQSYLEARKALEITSKTYAQYGLVPYEKIEIYEILADSVKNKELSDLFQKKLGKLLRYDQETGSELLKTLYRYLELGKNMQETAKQLYIHRNSVKYRLERIAEIAELDLSSAHQSFIYHLLITWYLLK, from the coding sequence ATGGAGTCGATTCCCCAAAAACAAGGTGTCTCAGTTAAGGAAATATTGCACCTCCCGATTCTTAAGGATGCAAAAGTCGTGAGCGGGCTGGAAGGTTTAGACCGGATTGTCCGCTCCATTGATAATATGGAAGTACCGGAAATTAAACCATGGCTTAGAGAAGGAGAAATTCTTCTCACGACAACCTCTTTTAGCCATAATGAACCGAATCTTTTAACAAAGTTAGTTGAGGATTTGGCTCAAGCCGGAGCTGCTGCTCTTGTGTTCAAACCGGGGCAATTTATTCAGCAGATTCCCGATGAAATGATAGATCTTAGCAATCGTTATCAATTACCGTTAATTTCCGTTCCTGTGGAGACTTCATTCATTGATATTACGCAGTCGGTGATGGAGTTGGTCCTTAATTGGCAAAGGGTACTTTTAAGTCGAGCAGAAGAAATTGGGACCACGTTAACAAACATGGTACTGGAAAATAAGGGTATCCAGGCTCTTGCCGACAATGTATCCGGTTTATTACATGTTCCAATTTCTATTTTAGACGGCGACGGCAATGTACTTGCCCAAGCGCCCAAGGAGATAATTCCGAATACAACAGGTTGTTTAGAATGGGACATCATGGTGAATAAGCAAGTTGCCGGTAAAGTTATTGTGAATAAGGAATCCTTAGATGCGATGGAACAGGTTTGTGTTGATCAGGCTAGAATCGTATTTTCGTTAGAGCTAATGCGAATGAAGACTGCTGAACAGACAGAAGCAAGGTTGAGAGGGAACTTTATTGATGAACTTCTTTCAGAGTTACCTCCTTCGGAACTCGAGGTTCGGAAAAAGGGGTGTCAGCTGGATATTGATCCAGATAAACTCTGGGAAATTGGAATTGTTGAAGGCATTAATTCCGATTTAGATGGGTCAATTCTTTCTGAATTAAAGGCTTTAGTGATGAGTGAAGGGCAACGGATGAAACTGAAACCCCAAATGGAAAGAAGAGGAACCCAAATTCTCTTTTTATTGCCTTCAATGAAAGATGAAGACACCCCTTGGTTAGATATCCTTAAGTTATGGATTGATCAGTCTTTGGGGGATGCAAAAACGCGAATTCATATCGGAATGGGGACTCAATGTTTCCTCTGGAACATTTATCAAAGTTATCTTGAGGCGAGAAAGGCCTTAGAAATTACGTCGAAGACGTACGCGCAATATGGCTTAGTTCCCTATGAAAAAATAGAAATATACGAAATATTAGCAGATTCCGTGAAGAATAAGGAGCTTTCCGATTTATTTCAAAAAAAACTAGGAAAACTCCTCCGCTATGATCAAGAAACAGGGAGTGAGCTTTTAAAAACCCTATATAGGTATCTTGAATTAGGAAAGAATATGCAGGAGACGGCCAAGCAACTTTATATTCACCGAAACTCGGTAAAATATCGACTGGAGCGAATCGCAGAAATTGCTGAACTTGATCTCAGTTCAGCGCATCAGAGCTTTATCTATCATCTCTTAATAACTTGGTATTTACTCAAGTAA
- a CDS encoding ABC transporter ATP-binding protein, whose protein sequence is MKEENCIVLKDVNKDFGKKHILKDINLQIPSGHIYGLLGPSGCGKTTMVKIMAGILEPTSGEAYVLGERMPKLNLMKKIGYMAQGDALYTALTAAENLQFFGAMYGMSKAQIKKRSAEVMELVNLLDHLNKPVQSYSGGMKRRLSLAIAILHNPPILILDEPTVGIDPVLRKSIWQELNKLADQGVTILVTTHVMDEADKCHNLAMMREGRLIAKGTSVELQEKIGVHSLEEAFIYYGGNQYEG, encoded by the coding sequence ATGAAAGAAGAAAATTGCATCGTCCTAAAAGATGTCAATAAAGATTTTGGGAAAAAGCATATCTTAAAGGATATCAATCTTCAAATTCCCTCTGGGCATATCTATGGCCTATTGGGTCCTTCAGGCTGTGGAAAAACAACAATGGTTAAAATTATGGCTGGAATTCTTGAACCCACTTCGGGTGAGGCCTATGTCTTAGGGGAACGCATGCCTAAACTTAATTTAATGAAAAAGATTGGATACATGGCTCAGGGTGATGCGCTTTATACAGCATTGACGGCTGCAGAAAATCTGCAGTTTTTTGGTGCGATGTATGGAATGTCAAAAGCACAGATTAAGAAAAGATCAGCAGAAGTCATGGAACTCGTCAATCTTTTGGATCATTTAAATAAGCCTGTACAATCGTATTCAGGTGGAATGAAACGGCGACTTTCGTTAGCCATTGCAATCCTGCATAATCCACCCATTCTTATCTTGGATGAACCTACTGTCGGTATCGATCCTGTACTCAGAAAAAGCATCTGGCAGGAGCTTAACAAACTCGCTGATCAAGGAGTTACAATTCTCGTAACAACCCATGTGATGGATGAGGCGGATAAATGCCACAACTTGGCTATGATGCGTGAGGGGCGCTTGATTGCGAAGGGCACCTCAGTGGAATTACAGGAGAAGATTGGTGTTCATAGCCTTGAAGAAGCGTTTATTTATTATGGAGGAAATCAATATGAAGGTTAG
- a CDS encoding ABC transporter permease, with translation MKVRALALRILNQLRHDKRTLALMLIAPIFLITLVYFILGDASTTVKVAVINAPENYIQSLEKNNVIVTRASESEARAALEQRKVVATLEMLNGKSTIEVDGSNPTKAKLALAAFEGAKASTNANMTTIHPDLRSEVNYIYGTDDLSTFDNFGATLIGFIIFFFVFLVAGISFLQERTSGTLEKLLSMPLRRWEIVTGYVLGFGLFTVLQSLIFSWYCVYILDIMMIGSFPLVILITLLAAVVALTLGILASTAASNEFQMMQFIPIVIVPQLFFSGLFDLPSSIQALGRVMPLYYIADALTQVMLRGSAFSAIASDLAVLLGFSVLFMLLNTQMLKKYRRI, from the coding sequence ATGAAGGTTAGAGCTTTGGCTTTGCGGATTTTAAACCAACTGCGTCATGATAAACGGACTCTAGCCCTAATGTTGATTGCCCCCATCTTTTTGATTACCTTGGTTTATTTTATTTTAGGAGATGCGTCGACTACAGTTAAAGTAGCGGTGATCAATGCTCCTGAAAATTATATACAAAGTCTTGAGAAGAATAACGTTATCGTTACACGGGCTAGCGAAAGTGAAGCACGAGCAGCTTTAGAGCAGAGAAAAGTTGTGGCAACGCTTGAGATGCTCAACGGGAAATCTACAATTGAAGTCGATGGCAGTAATCCGACGAAAGCAAAATTAGCTTTAGCAGCTTTTGAAGGAGCTAAGGCGAGTACTAATGCTAATATGACGACGATACATCCTGATTTGCGCTCTGAGGTAAACTACATCTATGGGACTGACGATTTATCCACCTTTGATAATTTTGGCGCGACACTTATCGGCTTTATTATTTTTTTCTTTGTTTTTTTGGTCGCCGGTATTTCTTTTCTACAGGAAAGAACCTCAGGGACTTTGGAAAAACTCCTGTCAATGCCCCTTCGTCGCTGGGAAATTGTCACGGGCTATGTTCTTGGTTTTGGCCTGTTTACGGTTTTACAGTCTTTAATCTTTTCATGGTATTGTGTTTATATCCTAGACATCATGATGATCGGCTCGTTCCCTTTAGTCATTCTGATCACTTTGCTGGCAGCGGTTGTTGCCCTGACCTTAGGTATTCTAGCCTCCACTGCAGCGAGCAATGAATTTCAAATGATGCAGTTCATCCCGATCGTGATTGTTCCGCAGCTCTTTTTTTCTGGACTGTTTGATCTGCCGTCTTCAATTCAGGCTTTAGGACGAGTGATGCCCCTCTATTATATTGCTGATGCTCTGACTCAAGTGATGCTTAGGGGAAGCGCTTTTTCCGCAATTGCCAGTGATCTGGCTGTATTGCTCGGATTTTCTGTTCTGTTTATGCTGCTGAATACGCAGATGCTTAAGAAATACCGCCGCATTTAA
- a CDS encoding HlyD family secretion protein, which yields MKHVLKISGLLVLILSLAGCSPFQQSSSIVLKGEVETQIIAHYSEVSGKIVKLPIELGKLVKAGDVIAEIDDSNEQYALEQLKAGLAKKQAALADLKSATDPAEIKQGENNVTLAQKAIDRAQLASDRAQKDYDTAQTLLSKEAIAQASLDDAKYKADLAQLDLATAQTQLDNASQKLVLLNKGADQEKIASAQADIDLTQSQIRQEEERLTKFKIKALGDGTIISSNFGLGAIVSPGSNLADIAVKTEKYLVAYLPEEYLPKVDYGQELVVRNGKEEYKGTVSFIDLEAQYTPKDMQTSANKNKDSVKIKVRLAEDSPLKVGESAELLIDK from the coding sequence ATGAAACATGTTCTGAAAATCAGCGGTCTGCTTGTTCTTATTTTATCGCTTGCGGGGTGTTCTCCTTTTCAGCAAAGCTCTTCGATCGTGCTCAAGGGTGAGGTGGAAACACAGATTATTGCCCACTACAGCGAGGTCTCTGGGAAGATTGTCAAATTACCGATCGAGCTAGGAAAGCTTGTCAAAGCTGGCGATGTCATTGCTGAAATAGACGATAGCAATGAACAATATGCTTTAGAACAGCTGAAAGCCGGACTTGCCAAAAAACAAGCCGCCTTAGCCGATTTGAAATCAGCAACTGATCCGGCAGAAATCAAGCAAGGAGAAAACAATGTAACCCTTGCCCAAAAAGCAATTGATCGCGCGCAACTTGCCTCCGATCGTGCGCAAAAAGATTATGATACTGCACAGACTTTGTTGAGCAAGGAGGCTATCGCGCAAGCTTCTCTCGATGATGCTAAATATAAAGCAGACCTTGCTCAGCTTGACCTCGCAACGGCTCAAACCCAGTTAGATAATGCGAGTCAAAAATTAGTTTTACTAAATAAGGGAGCAGATCAAGAGAAAATTGCCTCAGCCCAAGCCGATATTGACCTCACGCAAAGTCAAATCCGTCAAGAAGAGGAAAGGTTAACAAAATTTAAGATTAAAGCTCTGGGGGATGGCACAATTATCAGTTCGAATTTTGGATTAGGGGCAATAGTGTCTCCTGGGTCTAATCTGGCAGATATCGCGGTTAAAACGGAGAAATATCTAGTCGCCTATCTTCCAGAGGAGTATTTACCTAAAGTTGACTATGGTCAAGAACTCGTCGTTAGGAATGGAAAAGAGGAATACAAGGGAACGGTCAGCTTTATTGATTTAGAAGCACAGTATACGCCTAAGGACATGCAAACCTCGGCAAATAAAAATAAGGATAGTGTAAAGATCAAAGTACGGCTGGCTGAGGATTCTCCGTTAAAAGTCGGGGAAAGCGCAGAGCTGCTTATCGATAAATAA
- a CDS encoding zinc-binding dehydrogenase, whose translation MKGWLFTQTGVPLKLIEKEDPHATPNHVVIDVKATGLCHSDVAALEDPGWMPLFPNGPVIMGHECAGIVTEVGEGVVDLKIGDRVGVNPLDHETREATGYNYDGGYANKVRVPAKQCVKIPDGVSFVEGAASTDAGLTAYHALFAIGEAKSGTKVGIIGIGGLGQFAAQMAMIKGCEVYATDVSPAARKLAEELGCKKVYEQVLDLKEAECELIVDYAGFGQTTADALDAVKPGGTVVIVGMGILQSTINTYLMITKQLKLLGSNGGTVEDLKGVYDCFSTGKMSPQLTTIPFEEIDKGLEKLKNHEVKGRLVAVFE comes from the coding sequence ATGAAAGGTTGGTTATTTACCCAAACTGGAGTTCCTCTGAAGTTGATTGAAAAAGAAGATCCTCATGCAACTCCCAATCACGTTGTTATTGACGTCAAGGCCACTGGTCTTTGCCACTCGGACGTTGCCGCACTGGAAGATCCGGGCTGGATGCCCTTGTTTCCAAATGGACCGGTTATCATGGGGCATGAGTGTGCCGGTATCGTCACTGAAGTCGGGGAAGGTGTAGTGGATTTAAAAATTGGAGACCGTGTAGGTGTTAATCCTCTCGATCATGAAACACGCGAAGCGACTGGATATAACTACGATGGAGGGTATGCCAACAAAGTGCGAGTCCCAGCCAAACAGTGTGTAAAGATTCCGGATGGTGTATCCTTTGTAGAAGGTGCAGCATCAACGGATGCTGGACTCACCGCCTATCATGCGCTTTTTGCTATTGGCGAAGCTAAATCGGGTACGAAGGTTGGTATTATCGGAATCGGGGGGTTGGGTCAGTTTGCTGCGCAGATGGCGATGATCAAGGGCTGTGAAGTGTATGCAACAGATGTATCACCTGCCGCACGCAAACTCGCAGAAGAACTAGGCTGTAAAAAGGTTTATGAGCAAGTTCTCGATCTGAAAGAAGCTGAATGTGAGTTGATTGTCGATTATGCCGGCTTTGGGCAAACCACGGCAGATGCTCTCGACGCTGTGAAACCGGGTGGAACGGTTGTTATTGTCGGTATGGGTATCCTGCAATCCACGATTAACACCTATTTAATGATTACAAAGCAACTGAAGCTCCTTGGAAGCAATGGAGGAACGGTTGAGGATCTCAAGGGTGTATATGATTGTTTCTCTACAGGGAAAATGAGTCCACAGCTGACAACGATACCCTTTGAAGAAATAGATAAGGGCTTGGAAAAGCTTAAGAATCACGAAGTCAAGGGTCGACTGGTTGCTGTCTTTGAGTGA
- a CDS encoding 4Fe-4S binding protein has product MRKKVRIKVQIAFALVVLLIGIKFFMFVNYITSADSALAVNRPPGVEAFLPISALVSLRAWLGLGIFDTIHPAALVIFLTAIFISLFLKRAFCSWICPIGTLSEGLSLLGQKMFKTNYTLPKWLDYPFRSVKYILLTFFVVFIFFGMSPMEAYSFLQTPYNMIADVKMLTFFQNITAVGMTVIAVLVVLSLLIKQFWCRYLCPYGALLGLFSVISPWKITRDSSSCISCGQCRKACPNQLKVDEALRVSSPECTGCLSCVEVCPVKGTLSFKLPRKLHRFPSPFALGVTLIAVWFISVSIAKITGHWETSIPLEMYKTLIP; this is encoded by the coding sequence ATGAGAAAGAAGGTTAGGATTAAGGTTCAAATCGCATTTGCTCTCGTAGTACTCCTTATCGGAATTAAATTCTTTATGTTTGTGAATTATATAACCTCCGCTGACTCTGCACTCGCTGTAAACCGTCCACCCGGAGTCGAAGCGTTTCTACCAATCAGTGCTCTTGTCTCATTAAGGGCATGGTTAGGGTTAGGGATTTTTGACACCATTCATCCTGCAGCACTCGTGATTTTTTTAACAGCAATCTTTATTTCACTTTTTCTAAAAAGAGCATTCTGTTCTTGGATTTGTCCTATAGGTACCTTATCCGAAGGGCTATCACTTCTTGGGCAAAAAATGTTTAAAACGAACTACACCTTACCCAAGTGGCTTGACTATCCTTTCCGCTCGGTAAAATATATCCTTTTAACCTTCTTTGTTGTCTTCATATTTTTCGGAATGAGCCCGATGGAAGCGTATTCCTTTCTTCAAACGCCCTATAACATGATCGCTGACGTCAAGATGCTTACGTTCTTTCAAAATATCACTGCAGTTGGCATGACCGTAATCGCTGTCTTGGTGGTGTTGTCCCTCTTGATTAAGCAATTTTGGTGCCGCTATCTCTGTCCTTATGGAGCACTCTTAGGCCTATTCAGCGTAATCAGTCCTTGGAAGATAACACGTGACAGTAGCAGCTGTATCAGCTGCGGTCAATGCCGAAAAGCCTGTCCTAATCAGCTCAAAGTCGATGAAGCTCTACGTGTTTCTTCACCAGAGTGTACAGGGTGTTTAAGCTGTGTTGAAGTTTGCCCAGTTAAAGGGACTTTGAGCTTTAAATTACCCCGTAAGCTCCATCGATTCCCGTCTCCCTTCGCCTTAGGGGTAACCCTTATCGCAGTTTGGTTTATTAGTGTTAGCATAGCGAAAATCACAGGGCATTGGGAAACCTCAATTCCGCTTGAGATGTATAAAACTCTCATTCCTTAG